In Harpia harpyja isolate bHarHar1 chromosome 22, bHarHar1 primary haplotype, whole genome shotgun sequence, a single genomic region encodes these proteins:
- the GEMIN8 gene encoding gem-associated protein 8 isoform X1 — protein MEDTEPWYSQQVYARYWKHYDLAMRWMRRHQKAYRKAMESFYHLPWHPSAASPSSRYSDWDGNDLPRTPNYSSSYSPHGRAPNHGGAQQYTDAHQGREDDDRDAKMEEDSESEGEIEYDLSNMEITEELRQFFAQTERHREELRRQQQLEAEHQYVEADQDLHKRMGRSVQPPAERPGERRMAEMKKLYGAEAAKIQAMEAAMQLIFDRNCDKKQPKYWPIIPLKL, from the exons ATG GAAGACACTGAGCCGTGGTATTCTCAGCAAGTGTACGCAAGATACTGGAAGCACTATGACTTAGCCATGCGCTGGATGCGTAGACACCAGAAAGCCTACAGGAAAGCCATGGAATCCTTTTATCACCTACCATGGCATCCTTCTGCAGCCTCACCAAGTAGCCGCTACTCAGATTGGGATGGGAATGATCTCCCACGTACCCCAAACTATTCTTCCAGCTATAGCCCCCATGGCAGAGCTCCGAACCATGGGGGAGCTCAGCAGTACACAGATGCACACCAAGGGAGGGAGGATGATGACAGGGACGCCAAAATGGAGGAGGACTCTGAGTCTGAAGGGGAGATAGAATATGACTTGAGTAACATGGAGATCACAGAGGAGCTTCGCCAGTTTTTTGCACAGACAGAGAGGCACCGGGAAGAACTGC GgagacagcagcagctggaagctgagCACCAGTACGTGGAGGCTGATCAAGACCTTCACAAAAGGATGGGGCGTTCTGTGCAGCCACCTGCAGAAAGACCTGGAGAGAGGCGAAtggcagaaatgaagaaactgtaTGGTGCTGAAGCTGCCAAAATCCAGGCAATGGAGGCTGCCATGCAGCTTATCTTTGATAGAAACTGTGATAAAAAGCAGCCCAAATACTGGCCCATTATTCCCCTCAAGCTGTGA
- the GEMIN8 gene encoding gem-associated protein 8 isoform X2 — protein sequence MEDTEPWYSQQVYARYWKHYDLAMRWMRRHQKAYRKAMESFYHLPWHPSAASPSSRYSDWDGNDLPRTPNYSSSYSPHGRAPNHGGAQQYTDAHQGREDDDRDAKMEEDSESEGEIEYDLSNMEITEELRQFFAQTERHREELRRQQQLEAEHQYVEADQDLHKRMGRSVQPPAERPGERRMAEMKKLYGAEAAKIQAMEAAMQLIFDRNCDKKQPKYWPIIPLKLPLCQLASRFLLFQRALLQLSMILRRGSSSLFRA from the exons ATG GAAGACACTGAGCCGTGGTATTCTCAGCAAGTGTACGCAAGATACTGGAAGCACTATGACTTAGCCATGCGCTGGATGCGTAGACACCAGAAAGCCTACAGGAAAGCCATGGAATCCTTTTATCACCTACCATGGCATCCTTCTGCAGCCTCACCAAGTAGCCGCTACTCAGATTGGGATGGGAATGATCTCCCACGTACCCCAAACTATTCTTCCAGCTATAGCCCCCATGGCAGAGCTCCGAACCATGGGGGAGCTCAGCAGTACACAGATGCACACCAAGGGAGGGAGGATGATGACAGGGACGCCAAAATGGAGGAGGACTCTGAGTCTGAAGGGGAGATAGAATATGACTTGAGTAACATGGAGATCACAGAGGAGCTTCGCCAGTTTTTTGCACAGACAGAGAGGCACCGGGAAGAACTGC GgagacagcagcagctggaagctgagCACCAGTACGTGGAGGCTGATCAAGACCTTCACAAAAGGATGGGGCGTTCTGTGCAGCCACCTGCAGAAAGACCTGGAGAGAGGCGAAtggcagaaatgaagaaactgtaTGGTGCTGAAGCTGCCAAAATCCAGGCAATGGAGGCTGCCATGCAGCTTATCTTTGATAGAAACTGTGATAAAAAGCAGCCCAAATACTGGCCCATTATTCCCCTCAAGCT ccCTCTTTGCCAGCTGGCATCCcgttttctgcttttccagcgGGCATTGCTTCAGCTCAGCATGATTCTTCGGAGGGGGAGCAGTAGCCTATTTAGAGCTTAA